The following are from one region of the Amylibacter sp. IMCC11727 genome:
- a CDS encoding calcium-binding protein, with protein sequence MSTTVWQGDLTTTQTVASQSSYILASDSSITSAPAISGDASVTDVDIEILGVINATATAIDLQGNAANQSAHHITIGSNGNIASNTGHAICTFGWGNLITNNGSLTSAQQTAVIFHASAAQQTNTLHNTNVIHSTSGMGVVFNGTAIATDYAVLTNSGTITADLHAVRNNYTRLTLDNSGTISSTTGAGIYALNGAEAAQIINTGSLSGTTAIIMIGNGALSVNNTGTLTATAGIAIQKQQGSGTVINGGTITGDVLFGAGFDRVDNTGLIDGDITLSFGNDVYTSTPTGSVSGTIYGGGGQDKLTTHTDDVLFGGQGDDSFFIHHNAAQTNGGDGIDTITTSVDFTLDASSENLVIANETGQRGEGNALDNTLTGDTGADVLLGHAGADIIYGHNGHDTLFGNDGKDRLFGGNGNDYLKGHAGNDSLTGAKGNDTLLGNDGKDRLYGGNDDDVLKGGNGKDRLYGSSGDDTLTGGSGRDKLSGGSGADTFIFNTLADSGDLRATADRITDFESGIDTIDLSNLSNSTFTLNTTGPLSGSGSAEIALDITTLHTYLSIDIDGDGSKDMVIRLSHFHGISETDFIL encoded by the coding sequence ATGTCGACGACCGTTTGGCAAGGGGATTTGACAACAACGCAGACTGTTGCGTCACAGTCGAGCTATATCCTCGCCTCTGACAGCTCGATCACCAGCGCCCCTGCCATTTCGGGCGATGCCTCTGTCACCGATGTCGACATCGAAATCCTCGGCGTGATCAATGCCACCGCCACCGCCATTGATCTGCAAGGAAACGCGGCCAACCAATCTGCCCACCACATCACCATTGGCTCCAACGGCAACATCGCGTCCAACACGGGCCACGCCATCTGCACATTCGGCTGGGGGAACCTCATTACCAACAACGGATCGCTCACCTCGGCGCAACAAACAGCTGTTATCTTTCACGCCTCTGCCGCGCAGCAAACCAACACGTTGCACAACACCAATGTCATCCACTCCACATCGGGCATGGGAGTCGTATTTAACGGCACGGCCATCGCCACGGATTACGCTGTCCTGACCAACAGCGGCACTATCACCGCCGATCTGCATGCCGTACGCAACAATTACACCCGCCTCACGCTCGATAATTCTGGCACAATCTCATCCACCACAGGCGCTGGCATCTACGCACTCAACGGCGCAGAGGCCGCACAGATTATCAACACAGGGTCACTATCGGGCACAACAGCCATCATCATGATCGGCAACGGCGCCCTATCGGTAAACAACACCGGCACACTCACCGCCACCGCAGGCATCGCCATTCAAAAACAACAAGGCAGCGGAACCGTCATCAACGGCGGCACAATCACGGGCGATGTGCTGTTTGGCGCAGGGTTTGATCGCGTTGACAACACAGGGCTGATCGACGGGGATATCACGCTCAGCTTTGGCAACGATGTCTACACCTCTACCCCAACAGGCAGCGTATCTGGCACCATCTATGGCGGTGGCGGGCAGGATAAACTGACCACTCACACAGATGACGTGTTGTTCGGTGGCCAAGGCGACGACAGCTTTTTCATCCACCACAACGCCGCCCAAACCAACGGCGGTGATGGCATCGACACGATCACAACATCCGTCGATTTTACCCTTGATGCCTCCAGCGAAAATCTTGTCATCGCAAACGAAACGGGCCAACGTGGCGAAGGCAACGCCTTGGACAACACACTCACAGGGGACACGGGCGCGGATGTTTTGCTCGGCCACGCTGGCGCAGATATCATCTATGGCCATAACGGCCACGACACCCTTTTTGGCAACGATGGCAAAGACCGCCTGTTTGGCGGCAATGGCAACGATTACCTCAAAGGCCACGCCGGAAACGATTCCCTTACAGGGGCCAAAGGCAACGACACACTGCTCGGCAATGACGGCAAAGATCGACTCTACGGCGGCAACGACGACGATGTTCTAAAGGGCGGCAACGGCAAAGATCGCCTTTATGGCAGTTCGGGCGATGACACGCTCACAGGCGGGTCTGGCCGCGACAAACTCAGTGGGGGCAGCGGTGCGGATACTTTCATCTTTAACACTCTTGCCGACAGCGGCGACCTTCGCGCCACCGCAGACCGCATCACCGATTTTGAAAGCGGGATCGACACGATTGACCTCTCAAACCTGTCCAACAGCACCTTCACACTGAACACCACAGGCCCGCTATCAGGCTCAGGTTCAGCGGAAATCGCACTCGATATCACCACCCTGCACACCTATTTGTCCATCGACATAGACGGGGACGGCAGCAAAGACATGGTGATCCGCCTCAGCCACTTTCACGGCATCTCGGAAACAGATTTTATCCTGTGA
- a CDS encoding MFS transporter: MSTVFALMQFLFGPLIGNLSDRFGRRKVLLVSLSVMAVDYVLMGIAWSIWLLLAARVLGGITAANHSTASAVIADVSKPEERGANFGLLGAAFGIGFILGPVIGGFAAEWGPRAPFFVAAVLAGAIALYGALAFEETLNEKNRRTFEWHRALPWGAIAQVSQFAGQTRLLVVLFFQEFAFIVYPSTWAFFTFAMFGWENWVVGLSLGAFGAMMALSQGVLIRVVIPRLGEQRTAVLGLSMEFLSFVGIAFAPATWVIFALLPLSALGMLAGPAMQGIMSRAVPDNAQGELQGVVSSVRAIASILAPSVMVGLFWVFSDEGWMFTFPGAPFVLSALLMLIAIRIMWGYGKRITG, translated from the coding sequence ATGTCCACCGTTTTCGCGCTGATGCAGTTTTTGTTTGGGCCGCTGATCGGAAATCTGTCGGACCGATTTGGGCGACGTAAAGTGCTTTTGGTGTCCCTGTCTGTAATGGCAGTGGATTATGTGTTGATGGGGATTGCGTGGTCGATTTGGCTGTTGCTGGCGGCGCGTGTTTTGGGCGGAATCACGGCGGCGAACCATTCCACGGCCAGCGCAGTGATTGCGGATGTGTCAAAGCCCGAAGAGCGGGGCGCGAATTTCGGATTGCTGGGCGCGGCCTTTGGCATTGGGTTTATTCTGGGGCCTGTCATCGGTGGGTTTGCCGCTGAATGGGGACCGCGTGCGCCGTTCTTTGTAGCGGCTGTTTTGGCGGGAGCCATTGCGCTTTATGGCGCCTTGGCATTTGAAGAGACTTTGAACGAGAAGAACCGCCGCACTTTTGAATGGCATCGTGCATTGCCGTGGGGGGCTATCGCGCAGGTGAGCCAGTTTGCCGGGCAAACGCGTTTGTTAGTAGTTCTCTTTTTTCAAGAGTTCGCGTTTATTGTATACCCCTCTACTTGGGCGTTTTTTACGTTTGCGATGTTCGGTTGGGAAAATTGGGTTGTTGGCCTATCGCTCGGCGCGTTTGGGGCGATGATGGCGCTGTCGCAAGGGGTGCTAATCCGCGTGGTGATCCCGCGATTGGGGGAACAACGCACCGCCGTTTTGGGCCTGTCGATGGAGTTTCTGTCGTTTGTGGGCATCGCCTTTGCCCCTGCCACTTGGGTGATTTTTGCACTGCTGCCGCTGAGCGCGCTTGGCATGTTGGCTGGGCCCGCGATGCAAGGGATCATGAGCCGTGCGGTGCCTGACAATGCGCAAGGGGAATTGCAGGGCGTGGTCAGTTCGGTGCGTGCGATTGCGTCCATTCTGGCGCCGTCGGTGATGGTTGGTCTGTTCTGGGTGTTCAGTGATGAAGGCTGGATGTTCACATTCCCAGGGGCGCCGTTTGTTTTGTCGGCGCTGTTGATGCTAATCGCTATTCGCATCATGTGGGGCTATGGCAAGCGGATCACAGGATAA
- a CDS encoding SulP family inorganic anion transporter, translating to MRNNSYFSHPRELNLPQTRTDILSGLTVALALVPEAVAFAFVAGVDPLVGLYAAFIVGLITAAFGGRPGMISGATGALAVVMVSLVADHGVQYLFATVVLMGILQIAAGIFRLGKFIRMVPHPVMLGFVNGLAIVIFLAQMEQFKVPDGEGHHEWMSGSTLWITLALVAATMAIIWVTPRLTKAFPAPLAAIGIIAAAVILFDVPVPRVGDLASVEGGLPAFAIPSVPLTLETLWIILPYAVILAAIGLIESLLTLNLVGEITNQRGGASKECLAQGAANTVTGFFGGMGGCAMIGQSMINVNSGGRGRLSGISAALFLLAFILVGSSIIELIPLAALVGVMFMVVIGTFAWQSLKILARVPRADAFVIILVTAVTVAEDLAIAVVVGVIVSALVYAWNAASRISATAHPSKSEPGARVYDIEGPLFFGSATRFQELFKPADDPDTVILDFAGSRVVDQSALQAIEAVAEKYDAAGKRLMLRHLSQDCHQLLNKAGQLMVDTDDDPDYRLSVDYDVQLGRIGSH from the coding sequence TTGCGTAACAATTCGTATTTCTCGCACCCGCGGGAACTGAACTTGCCGCAAACCCGCACCGATATCCTGTCGGGCCTAACCGTTGCATTGGCGTTGGTTCCCGAAGCTGTCGCTTTTGCTTTTGTTGCTGGTGTTGATCCGCTGGTCGGCCTGTACGCCGCATTCATCGTTGGCTTGATCACTGCCGCGTTTGGCGGGCGTCCTGGCATGATTTCTGGGGCAACGGGTGCGCTGGCGGTTGTTATGGTCTCGCTCGTGGCAGATCACGGCGTGCAGTATCTGTTCGCCACGGTCGTCCTGATGGGGATTTTACAAATTGCTGCGGGTATTTTCCGCCTTGGTAAATTCATCCGCATGGTGCCACACCCTGTGATGCTTGGCTTTGTAAACGGCCTCGCCATCGTTATTTTCTTGGCGCAAATGGAACAGTTCAAGGTGCCAGATGGCGAAGGGCATCATGAATGGATGTCGGGCAGCACGCTTTGGATCACGCTTGCGCTGGTTGCGGCCACGATGGCCATTATCTGGGTCACGCCGCGCCTGACCAAGGCATTTCCCGCACCGCTTGCCGCCATTGGTATCATCGCTGCGGCGGTTATTCTGTTCGATGTTCCCGTCCCACGCGTTGGCGACTTGGCTTCTGTTGAAGGCGGCTTGCCAGCTTTCGCAATTCCATCCGTTCCGCTCACGCTCGAAACACTGTGGATCATCCTGCCTTACGCAGTGATCCTCGCGGCCATTGGCCTGATCGAAAGCCTGCTTACCCTCAACCTTGTGGGTGAAATCACCAACCAGCGGGGCGGCGCATCAAAAGAATGCCTCGCGCAAGGGGCCGCAAATACGGTCACAGGTTTCTTTGGCGGCATGGGCGGCTGTGCCATGATCGGCCAGTCCATGATCAACGTAAACTCTGGCGGTCGCGGGCGTCTGTCTGGCATTTCCGCGGCGCTGTTCCTGCTTGCCTTTATCCTGGTGGGCAGCAGCATTATCGAACTGATCCCACTGGCCGCATTGGTGGGCGTGATGTTCATGGTCGTCATTGGCACCTTCGCATGGCAATCCCTTAAAATCCTTGCCCGCGTACCCCGCGCCGATGCCTTCGTGATTATTCTCGTCACCGCGGTAACCGTTGCAGAAGACCTCGCCATTGCGGTTGTGGTTGGCGTCATCGTGTCCGCACTGGTTTACGCATGGAACGCCGCCTCACGCATTTCCGCAACCGCGCATCCATCCAAATCTGAACCGGGCGCACGGGTTTACGATATCGAAGGCCCCCTGTTCTTTGGCTCTGCCACGCGGTTCCAAGAATTGTTCAAACCTGCAGATGATCCAGACACAGTCATTCTCGATTTCGCGGGGTCACGGGTTGTGGACCAATCCGCTTTGCAAGCGATTGAAGCGGTGGCAGAAAAATACGACGCGGCAGGCAAACGCCTGATGCTGCGCCACCTGAGCCAAGACTGCCACCAACTGTTGAACAAAGCAGGGCAATTGATGGTCGATACAGACGATGATCCAGATTACCGCTTGTCAGTGGATTACGATGTACAATTGGGCCGCATCGGGAGCCACTAA
- a CDS encoding Zn-dependent alcohol dehydrogenase: MKAAVCREFGADLSIEEITLEAPKRGQVQVKLEACAICHSDIFAQDGAWGGHLPAVFGHEAAGRITEVGDGVKGYAVGDPVLVTLLRSCGACPSCGSGHLVNCEEPYDRVEESPIRLKDGEVAQHGISTGAFAESVVVDQSQIVSIPEDLSMDVASLLSCGVITGLGAVTNTAGARPGSTVAVIGAGGVGLNAIQGAVLSGCVTIVALDLEDDKLDGALEFGATHAIKATDADVVDKVKAATGGRGVDYVFVTVGAIKAFETATDYLAPRGEVIMVGMPPSGQFASYEPVMITALSQTIKGSLMGETVLKRDIPWLIEQYKQGRLKLDELISNRYSLDQINEAIEDTKAGKSRRNVIVFD, translated from the coding sequence CAGCGGTTTGCCGTGAATTTGGCGCTGATCTGAGCATTGAAGAGATCACGCTTGAGGCCCCGAAACGGGGCCAAGTGCAGGTAAAGCTGGAAGCCTGCGCCATTTGTCATTCGGACATTTTCGCCCAAGACGGCGCGTGGGGTGGGCATCTGCCCGCGGTGTTCGGGCACGAAGCTGCGGGGCGCATCACCGAAGTGGGCGATGGAGTCAAAGGATATGCGGTTGGCGATCCTGTTCTGGTTACATTGTTGCGCTCCTGCGGGGCGTGTCCATCCTGTGGATCGGGGCATTTGGTGAACTGCGAAGAGCCCTATGACCGCGTGGAAGAATCCCCCATTCGATTAAAAGATGGTGAGGTGGCCCAACACGGCATCAGCACGGGTGCGTTTGCCGAAAGCGTTGTGGTGGATCAAAGTCAGATTGTTTCGATCCCAGAAGATCTATCCATGGATGTGGCGAGCTTGCTGTCTTGTGGTGTGATCACAGGGCTTGGGGCGGTCACTAATACAGCGGGGGCACGGCCTGGCAGCACGGTTGCGGTGATCGGTGCTGGGGGCGTCGGTTTGAACGCAATCCAAGGGGCCGTACTGAGCGGATGTGTCACCATCGTTGCGCTGGATTTGGAAGACGACAAACTCGATGGCGCGCTGGAATTTGGCGCAACCCACGCGATCAAGGCAACGGACGCGGATGTAGTAGACAAGGTAAAGGCGGCCACTGGTGGGCGCGGTGTGGATTATGTGTTTGTGACCGTTGGGGCGATCAAAGCGTTTGAAACCGCCACCGATTACCTTGCCCCGCGCGGCGAAGTGATCATGGTGGGGATGCCCCCATCAGGGCAATTCGCCAGTTATGAACCCGTGATGATTACGGCCCTGAGCCAAACGATCAAAGGATCTTTGATGGGCGAAACCGTTTTGAAACGGGATATTCCGTGGCTGATCGAACAGTACAAACAGGGCCGACTGAAGCTTGATGAGCTGATTTCGAACCGCTACTCGCTCGATCAAATCAACGAAGCAATTGAAGACACTAAGGCAGGTAAATCCCGCCGCAACGTGATCGTCTTTGATTAA
- a CDS encoding mandelate racemase/muconate lactonizing enzyme family protein, with product MKLTDLEIFVVGNRPPGWGGRYFIFVKLTTDNGIVGYGEVYAAAVGPEAMCAVIKDVFERHMMGENVENIELMFRRAYSSGFTQRPDPTTIGAFSGMEIACWDILGKAHDRPVYALMGGLMNERIRSYTYLYPMEHHEITAFWSSPEMAAESAKAAVDQGFTAVKFDPAGPYTMRGGHMPAMGDIAQSVAFCKAIREAVGDKADLLFGTHGQFSTAGAIRLGQALEPYSPLWFEEPIPPDNIEEMAKVARAVRIPVATGERLVSKAEFAPVLRSGAATILQPALGRSGGILETKKIAAIAEVYNAQMAPHLYAGPVEWAANIQLAANIPNLLMAETIQTGGAFHLDLIKHTIQWDNGYIVAPTAPGLGIEFDEDLARANPWTGEGLHLEMQEAAPRYDQANAFAGGAPPVED from the coding sequence ATGAAGCTGACCGATCTTGAGATTTTTGTGGTTGGAAACCGTCCACCCGGTTGGGGCGGGCGGTATTTCATTTTCGTCAAACTCACCACGGATAATGGCATTGTCGGCTACGGCGAGGTCTATGCCGCAGCGGTGGGACCCGAGGCGATGTGTGCGGTGATAAAAGATGTGTTTGAACGTCATATGATGGGGGAGAATGTTGAAAACATTGAGCTTATGTTCCGCCGTGCGTATTCGTCTGGCTTTACCCAGCGACCTGATCCGACGACCATTGGCGCGTTTTCGGGGATGGAAATTGCCTGTTGGGATATTTTGGGCAAGGCCCATGATCGGCCCGTTTACGCGCTGATGGGCGGGCTGATGAACGAGCGGATACGGTCTTATACTTATCTCTATCCGATGGAGCATCATGAAATTACGGCGTTTTGGTCGTCTCCCGAGATGGCGGCTGAAAGTGCAAAAGCCGCTGTGGATCAAGGGTTTACGGCAGTGAAATTTGATCCCGCAGGACCCTATACGATGCGGGGGGGGCATATGCCTGCGATGGGCGATATCGCGCAATCGGTGGCGTTTTGTAAGGCGATCCGCGAGGCGGTTGGCGATAAGGCGGACCTGCTGTTTGGAACGCATGGGCAGTTTTCAACGGCGGGGGCGATCCGTTTGGGGCAGGCGCTGGAACCCTATTCCCCCTTGTGGTTTGAAGAGCCGATCCCGCCTGACAATATCGAGGAAATGGCCAAGGTGGCGCGCGCGGTTCGCATCCCTGTGGCAACGGGTGAACGCCTTGTTTCCAAAGCAGAATTTGCGCCTGTCTTGCGGTCGGGTGCGGCAACTATTTTGCAACCCGCGTTGGGGCGGTCTGGTGGGATTTTAGAGACCAAAAAGATCGCCGCCATTGCCGAAGTGTATAACGCCCAAATGGCACCGCATTTGTATGCGGGACCCGTGGAATGGGCGGCGAATATTCAACTGGCGGCGAACATTCCAAACCTGCTGATGGCGGAGACCATTCAGACCGGTGGGGCGTTTCATCTCGACCTGATTAAGCATACAATTCAATGGGATAACGGGTATATCGTGGCCCCAACCGCCCCAGGACTGGGCATTGAGTTTGACGAAGATTTGGCCCGTGCGAACCCTTGGACGGGGGAGGGATTGCATCTGGAAATGCAGGAAGCGGCTCCGCGATATGATCAAGCCAATGCCTTTGCTGGCGGGGCCCCGCCCGTCGAGGACTGA